The following are encoded together in the Robertmurraya sp. FSL R5-0851 genome:
- a CDS encoding TetR/AcrR family transcriptional regulator yields MARERKFSNEELFQTVKKILLQHGYEGFHFGLLAEQLDVSRGALYKYFENKDELITDFMLYEMQLFITDLSQIENQGNFEAQFDFLMKLIFDRAEVHQLITVVKQMGTSSNEKAIERKEQLEKLPLEMYRYLQNFISFGKREGKLKEHIPDSVMLGLIFQSIAVPNHDGLSKSVWVESIKEIISKGMFAHS; encoded by the coding sequence ATGGCACGTGAACGGAAATTTTCCAATGAAGAACTGTTTCAGACTGTAAAGAAAATACTTCTTCAACATGGATATGAAGGATTCCATTTTGGTCTGTTAGCAGAGCAACTGGATGTATCTAGAGGAGCTTTATATAAATACTTTGAAAACAAAGATGAGTTGATTACGGATTTTATGCTGTATGAAATGCAGTTATTTATTACAGATTTGTCTCAGATAGAAAACCAGGGAAACTTTGAAGCTCAGTTTGATTTCTTAATGAAGCTTATTTTTGATAGGGCAGAAGTTCATCAACTCATTACGGTTGTCAAACAAATGGGAACTAGTTCAAATGAAAAAGCAATAGAAAGAAAAGAACAGCTAGAAAAGCTTCCTTTAGAAATGTATCGCTATTTACAAAATTTTATTTCATTTGGGAAAAGGGAAGGAAAACTTAAAGAACATATTCCTGATAGTGTCATGCTCGGATTGATATTTCAATCGATCGCCGTTCCTAATCATGATGGTTTGTCAAAGTCTGTTTGGGTGGAGTCAATCAAGGAAATCATTAGTAAAGGAATGTTTGCACATTCATAA